The following are encoded together in the Microvirgula aerodenitrificans DSM 15089 genome:
- a CDS encoding type II toxin-antitoxin system RelE/ParE family toxin: MELHRYQCPDGTIPLTNWLDGLRDARLRAKLEIRFRRLSTGLLGDIKPVGEGVLELRENWGAGYRVYLGRHGTQLVVLLCGGDKRTQDADIRQAREYWRDWKQRNT; the protein is encoded by the coding sequence ATGGAACTCCATCGTTATCAATGTCCCGATGGCACCATCCCGCTGACAAACTGGCTGGACGGACTACGGGATGCACGACTAAGAGCGAAGCTGGAAATCCGTTTCCGCAGGCTAAGTACAGGGTTGCTGGGTGACATCAAGCCTGTTGGCGAAGGGGTACTGGAACTCCGTGAGAATTGGGGTGCCGGTTACCGCGTCTACCTGGGCCGACATGGCACGCAGCTTGTCGTCCTGCTGTGTGGAGGCGACAAGCGCACCCAGGATGCAGATATCAGGCAGGCCAGAGAATACTGGCGAGACTGGAAGCAGAGGAATACATGA
- a CDS encoding MetQ/NlpA family ABC transporter substrate-binding protein produces the protein MKKLLAVLATVAAFQVHAADKLTVAATAVPHAEILEFVKPVLAKEGVDLEVKVFTDYVQPNVQVAEKRLDANFFQHKPYLDEFNKGKGTNLVSVVGVHVEPFGAYSTRIKKLADLKSGAVVAIPNDPTNGGRALLLLDKAKVIKLKNPSNILATPKDIASNPKNLKFKELEAATLPRVLDQVDLALINTNYALAAKLNPTKDALAIEGKQSPYVNILVARPDNAKSPAMKKLAAALTSPAVKKFLQEKYQGAIVPAF, from the coding sequence ATGAAAAAACTGCTCGCTGTACTCGCTACCGTCGCCGCGTTCCAGGTTCACGCCGCTGACAAACTGACCGTGGCTGCCACCGCCGTGCCGCACGCGGAAATCCTCGAATTCGTCAAGCCGGTCCTGGCCAAGGAAGGCGTCGATCTGGAAGTCAAGGTGTTCACCGACTACGTGCAACCGAACGTGCAGGTCGCCGAGAAGCGCCTGGATGCCAACTTCTTCCAGCACAAGCCGTACCTGGACGAGTTCAACAAGGGCAAGGGCACCAATCTGGTGTCGGTGGTCGGCGTGCACGTCGAACCGTTCGGCGCCTACTCGACCAGGATCAAGAAGCTGGCCGACCTGAAGTCCGGCGCCGTGGTCGCAATCCCGAACGACCCGACCAATGGTGGCCGCGCGCTGCTGCTGCTGGACAAGGCCAAGGTCATCAAGCTGAAGAACCCGAGCAACATCCTGGCCACCCCCAAGGACATCGCCAGCAACCCGAAGAACCTGAAGTTCAAGGAACTGGAAGCCGCCACGCTGCCGCGCGTGCTGGATCAGGTCGATCTGGCGCTGATCAACACCAACTACGCGCTGGCCGCCAAGCTGAACCCGACCAAGGATGCGCTGGCGATCGAAGGCAAGCAGTCGCCGTACGTGAACATCCTGGTTGCCCGCCCGGACAATGCCAAGTCGCCGGCAATGAAGAAGCTGGCTGCTGCCCTGACCAGCCCGGCCGTGAAGAAATTCCTGCAGGAAAAGTACCAGGGCGCGATCGTTCCGGCCTTCTGA
- a CDS encoding META domain-containing protein has translation MILRAGLSLVAILMLSACAAPPSPRATPVADEALTFVTTPDCAPGTVTIGFAGDRMRMTTASRHYTLHETPTAHGMLFVAEDDPHTSFWSEDGSALVMVRGKHYATCRMDRPKPYRASGNEPGWLLDLHFDGPGLRFSTARGDIRVKLPTPEAVRSGTRTRYAGHADGTPLIVDISEQRCLDSMSGMPYPDTVQVRHGDQRFIGCGGDPASLLQGGEWLVEDIAGRGLIDASHVTIDFGEDGRLSGQASCNSYVGGYQIGGETLRIPLAMTTMMHCAPALMQQEEHFLSLLRQVRWFEFDADGALILVTESHERLIARRA, from the coding sequence ATGATACTGCGCGCCGGCCTTTCCCTCGTCGCCATCCTCATGCTGTCTGCCTGTGCCGCTCCCCCGTCACCTCGTGCCACCCCGGTCGCCGATGAGGCACTCACCTTCGTGACCACGCCGGATTGCGCCCCCGGCACAGTCACTATCGGTTTTGCCGGCGACCGCATGCGGATGACGACGGCCTCGCGCCATTACACGCTGCACGAAACGCCCACGGCGCACGGCATGCTGTTTGTGGCCGAGGATGACCCGCACACCTCGTTCTGGAGCGAGGATGGCAGCGCGCTGGTCATGGTGCGCGGCAAGCATTATGCAACCTGCCGGATGGACAGGCCGAAGCCGTATCGTGCCAGTGGCAACGAACCGGGCTGGTTGCTGGATCTGCACTTCGACGGCCCCGGTCTGCGTTTTTCGACCGCCCGGGGAGATATCCGGGTAAAGCTGCCGACACCCGAAGCGGTGCGCAGCGGCACCCGCACCCGCTATGCCGGCCATGCCGACGGCACACCGCTGATCGTGGATATCAGCGAGCAGCGCTGCCTCGACAGCATGAGCGGCATGCCGTATCCGGACACGGTACAGGTCCGCCATGGTGACCAGCGCTTTATCGGCTGCGGCGGCGATCCGGCCTCGCTGCTGCAGGGCGGGGAATGGCTGGTCGAGGATATCGCCGGTCGCGGGCTGATCGATGCCTCACATGTCACGATCGACTTCGGCGAAGACGGCCGCCTGTCCGGCCAGGCTTCCTGCAACAGCTATGTCGGCGGTTACCAGATCGGTGGCGAAACCCTGCGCATCCCGCTGGCAATGACGACCATGATGCACTGTGCCCCGGCACTGATGCAGCAGGAAGAGCACTTCCTCAGCCTGCTGCGGCAGGTTCGCTGGTTCGAGTTCGACGCCGACGGGGCGCTGATTCTGGTCACCGAAAGCCATGAGCGCCTGATTGCCCGCCGGGCGTAG
- a CDS encoding TonB-dependent receptor, with amino-acid sequence MASSGPFPAFTLSPLALGLMLLPSFVHADSDTVLETVTVSSEQPLADPRLPEVTTATRTRTPARYVPQAIDAVAVKNLDAYGQTDLSQALTGVPGVDASGDTRFDSVSIRGFSAANDLYLDGFRDDMQYSRDLGNIERVEVLKGPAAVLYGRGSSGGIVNRVSKKPQPGLPSSVSARVGSEGLWRLQADLNGSLSDDITVRLNAAQEESDSFRGDALHSRRQLFAPSLNWRLTPSLNWLVQYEYGLYDRTPDRGIPGINGRPADVALDTVYGNAARDYIRDETQSLRSRLSYDLNEHWQLRHLLGVIRLDSDFDNTYQTGVSGNRVTRQRWIQDLNALNITSNFEAEGQFTTGPLAHQLLAGIEIGKQKRDPKLYQNASPVPSLSITDPDTRLQYNGAMKINSDNQHRVDTRALYLQDQLSLGLWKLLAGLRYDRFDIDSSNQLNGKSESRSSHSLSPRIGLVWTPLRDHSFYASYSKTFAPAGGGTIGITPGVTSNALDPEYTRQYETGVKSDWLDGKLSSTLSLYSLELYNRRTTDPNDPSRVELTGLQRTRGMELTLTGRLVGDWYARGGLALQNPEVVRAEANRQGKRPANVSRHNGSLFVGFAPENGWYAETGVTAVGQRYADTANSVLLPGYGRWDARAGYRTRSWDVEAAVTNLTDHRYYASATSAAQIQPGAPRAFLLSSNYRF; translated from the coding sequence ATGGCATCTTCCGGACCGTTCCCCGCCTTTACCCTGTCACCGCTGGCCCTGGGCCTGATGTTGCTGCCCTCCTTCGTCCACGCCGACAGCGACACTGTCCTGGAAACGGTCACCGTCAGCAGCGAACAGCCGCTGGCCGATCCGCGCCTGCCCGAGGTCACCACCGCCACCCGCACCCGCACACCGGCGCGCTACGTGCCGCAGGCGATCGATGCCGTCGCGGTCAAAAACCTCGATGCCTATGGCCAGACCGACCTCAGCCAGGCACTGACGGGAGTGCCGGGGGTCGACGCCAGTGGCGACACCCGTTTCGACAGCGTCTCGATCCGCGGCTTCAGCGCGGCCAACGATCTGTATCTGGACGGCTTTCGCGATGACATGCAGTACAGCCGCGACCTCGGCAATATCGAGCGGGTCGAGGTGCTGAAAGGCCCGGCCGCCGTGCTCTATGGCCGGGGCAGCAGTGGCGGCATCGTCAACCGGGTCAGCAAAAAGCCGCAGCCGGGTCTGCCGTCCAGCGTCTCGGCCCGGGTCGGCAGCGAAGGGTTGTGGCGCCTGCAGGCTGACCTCAATGGCAGCCTGTCCGATGACATTACCGTACGCCTGAACGCCGCGCAGGAAGAGTCCGACAGCTTCCGGGGTGACGCGTTGCACAGCCGCCGCCAGTTGTTTGCCCCGTCGCTGAACTGGCGCCTGACCCCGTCTCTCAACTGGCTGGTGCAGTACGAGTACGGGCTGTACGACCGCACGCCGGACCGCGGGATTCCCGGCATCAACGGCCGTCCGGCCGATGTGGCGCTGGATACCGTGTACGGCAATGCGGCACGCGACTACATCCGCGATGAAACACAGTCGCTGCGTTCGCGCCTCAGCTACGACCTGAACGAGCACTGGCAGTTGCGCCACCTGCTCGGCGTCATCAGGCTGGACAGCGATTTCGACAACACCTACCAGACCGGCGTCAGCGGCAACCGGGTCACGCGTCAGCGCTGGATCCAGGATCTGAACGCCCTGAACATCACCAGCAACTTCGAGGCCGAGGGCCAGTTCACCACTGGCCCGCTGGCCCACCAGTTGCTGGCCGGGATTGAAATCGGCAAGCAGAAGCGTGATCCGAAGCTGTACCAGAACGCCAGCCCGGTGCCGTCACTGTCGATCACCGACCCCGATACCCGATTGCAGTACAACGGGGCGATGAAAATCAACAGCGACAACCAGCACCGGGTCGATACCCGGGCACTGTACCTGCAGGACCAGTTGAGCCTCGGCCTGTGGAAGCTGCTGGCCGGGCTGCGCTACGACCGCTTCGACATCGACAGCAGCAACCAGCTGAACGGCAAGTCGGAAAGCCGCTCCAGCCATTCGCTGAGCCCGCGCATCGGGCTGGTATGGACACCGCTGCGCGACCACTCGTTCTATGCGTCGTACAGCAAGACGTTCGCTCCGGCTGGCGGCGGCACCATCGGCATCACGCCGGGGGTGACAAGCAATGCACTCGATCCGGAGTACACACGCCAGTATGAGACCGGGGTAAAAAGCGACTGGCTGGACGGCAAGCTGTCGAGCACGCTGTCGCTGTACTCGCTGGAGCTGTACAACCGCCGCACCACCGACCCGAATGATCCGTCCCGGGTGGAACTGACCGGCCTGCAGCGCACGCGCGGCATGGAACTGACGCTGACCGGCCGTCTGGTCGGCGACTGGTATGCACGCGGCGGCCTTGCCCTGCAGAACCCGGAGGTCGTCCGTGCCGAGGCCAACCGCCAGGGCAAGCGCCCGGCCAATGTGTCGCGCCATAACGGCAGCCTGTTCGTCGGCTTCGCCCCCGAGAACGGCTGGTATGCCGAAACCGGCGTAACCGCCGTCGGCCAGCGCTACGCCGACACCGCCAACAGCGTGCTGCTGCCCGGCTATGGCCGCTGGGATGCGCGCGCCGGCTATCGCACCAGAAGCTGGGATGTGGAAGCCGCCGTCACCAACCTGACCGACCACCGCTATTACGCCAGCGCCACCAGCGCCGCACAGATCCAGCCCGGCGCCCCGCGCGCGTTTCTGCTGAGCAGCAACTATCGGTTCTAG
- a CDS encoding methionine ABC transporter permease, producing the protein MNAMFADLFTNVDWMDIWLATEDTSIMVAVSLVFTVVFGLPLGVLLFLTSKQQLLDSPRLYSMLSFITNLLRSLPFVILLIAMIPLTVLLTGTSIGVAGVIPPLVVGATPFFGRLVETALREVDRGIIEASQAMGATTRQIVINALLPEALPGILASVIVTAITLVSYSAMSGLVGGGGLGDLAVRNGYQRFQTDVMIVTVVLLLIMVQVLQMIGDRLVQHFSRK; encoded by the coding sequence ATGAACGCGATGTTTGCCGATCTGTTTACCAATGTCGACTGGATGGATATCTGGCTGGCGACCGAGGACACGTCAATCATGGTGGCGGTGTCGCTGGTGTTTACCGTGGTGTTCGGGCTGCCGCTGGGCGTGCTGCTGTTCCTGACCAGCAAGCAGCAACTGCTCGACAGCCCGCGGCTGTATTCGATGCTGTCGTTCATCACCAACCTGCTGCGTTCGCTGCCGTTCGTGATTCTGCTGATTGCGATGATTCCGCTGACAGTGCTGCTGACCGGCACCTCGATCGGCGTGGCCGGCGTCATTCCGCCGCTGGTGGTCGGTGCCACGCCGTTCTTCGGCCGGCTGGTGGAAACGGCGCTGCGCGAAGTCGACCGCGGCATTATCGAGGCGTCGCAGGCCATGGGCGCGACCACCCGGCAGATCGTGATCAACGCTCTGCTGCCAGAAGCGCTGCCGGGCATTCTGGCCAGCGTGATCGTGACTGCCATCACCCTGGTGTCGTACTCGGCCATGTCCGGCCTGGTTGGCGGCGGTGGCCTCGGCGATCTGGCGGTGCGCAATGGCTACCAGCGCTTCCAGACTGACGTGATGATCGTCACCGTGGTCCTGCTGCTGATCATGGTGCAGGTGCTGCAGATGATCGGCGACCGCCTGGTCCAGCATTTCTCCCGCAAATAA
- a CDS encoding NIL domain-containing protein — protein MTFRGESTYDPVLVQVARSTGMDFSILSGRIDRIKDTPYGQMILALSGGDQDAALRQIAEFGVIVEELRA, from the coding sequence ATGACCTTCCGTGGTGAAAGCACCTATGACCCGGTGCTGGTCCAGGTCGCGCGCAGTACCGGGATGGACTTCAGCATCCTGTCCGGCCGCATCGACCGCATCAAGGACACCCCGTATGGCCAGATGATTCTGGCGCTGTCGGGGGGGGACCAGGATGCCGCGTTGCGTCAGATTGCCGAATTCGGCGTGATTGTGGAGGAACTGCGCGCATGA
- a CDS encoding addiction module antidote protein, protein MSTKKHVASVPHHEATLAELRTDRAFAVEYLRLALEELDDPGHRAAGLLALRDVAEAHGGLAAIAQEAGITREALYRALSPNGNPTLKTLLAVLHAVGMRLSVAPAPAHD, encoded by the coding sequence ATGAGTACAAAAAAGCATGTCGCTTCGGTACCTCACCATGAAGCAACACTCGCTGAACTGCGCACAGACCGCGCTTTTGCTGTCGAGTACCTGAGACTGGCACTGGAAGAACTGGATGATCCGGGCCACCGCGCGGCCGGCCTGCTGGCACTGCGCGATGTAGCGGAAGCGCATGGCGGACTGGCCGCCATTGCACAGGAAGCTGGTATTACCCGTGAGGCGCTGTACCGCGCCTTGTCGCCCAATGGCAACCCGACGCTGAAAACCCTGCTGGCTGTACTGCACGCAGTGGGAATGCGACTGTCTGTCGCGCCCGCTCCCGCGCACGACTGA